In Carya illinoinensis cultivar Pawnee chromosome 7, C.illinoinensisPawnee_v1, whole genome shotgun sequence, the following are encoded in one genomic region:
- the LOC122315914 gene encoding uncharacterized protein LOC122315914: MGSLSLLPLSLSASFRPHLSPSKTQLSNSVFCPHFSSTTLKSVRLPSKTIAFGSNASEPGESRFLDENGVVDDMDGYLNYLSLEYDTVWDTKPYWCQPWTIILTGVSVTASSWLIFNSVVVTIGILLLICTWWYIFLYSYPKAYSEMIAERRKRVTNGVEDTFGLGNDIN; this comes from the exons ATGGGaagtctctctctcctccctctctccctaTCCGCTTCATTCAGACCCCATCTTTCCCCTTCCAAAACCCAACTCTCCAACTCCGTATTCTGCCCACACTTCTCTTCGACAACTCTTAAATCCGTACGGCTTCCCAGCAAAACCATAGCTTTTGGAAGCAACGCAAGTGAACCTGGAGAGTCTCGTTTTTTGGATGAGAACGGAGTCGTTGATGATATGGATGGGTATCTCAACTACCTTTCTCTTGAATATGACACTGTTTGGGACACCAAACCTTACTG GTGTCAACCATGGACGATAATTTTAACTGGAGTATCAGTGACTGCTAGTAGctggttaatttttaactccGTAGTTGTCACAATCGGCATATTGTTACTAATATGCACATGGTGGTACATCTTTTTGTATTCTTATCCAAAG GCGTATTCTGAGATGATTGCCGAGCGACGAAAGAGGGTGACAAATGGTGTTGAAGACACGTTTGGTTTAGGCAACGATATCAATTAA